A genomic segment from Gemmatimonadota bacterium encodes:
- a CDS encoding zinc-binding dehydrogenase — translation FRLKKARERGVDVCINPEKEPDVAEAVRRHCMADGADLVIEATGIPAVYPMALTLPRLGGRLLALGSPRGSVEVSFLHEVHLREVTILGAHQPKTPDEADLYYPWGKRRDRDLVLRLMGEGKLPIEDLITHEADPSDCQSVYDMLADDPREVLGVVFRWV, via the coding sequence ACTTTCGCCTTAAGAAAGCCCGTGAACGCGGGGTCGACGTATGTATCAACCCGGAGAAAGAACCCGATGTGGCCGAAGCAGTGCGCCGGCATTGCATGGCAGACGGTGCGGACCTGGTCATCGAAGCAACCGGCATTCCCGCTGTATATCCGATGGCGCTGACCCTGCCACGCCTCGGCGGACGTCTGCTCGCGCTCGGTTCCCCGCGCGGATCGGTGGAGGTGAGCTTCTTACACGAGGTCCATCTGCGCGAGGTCACGATTCTAGGCGCTCACCAACCTAAAACGCCCGACGAGGCCGACCTGTACTATCCCTGGGGCAAGCGCAGGGACCGCGACCTGGTCCTGCGGCTCATGGGTGAAGGAAAACTGCCGATCGAGGACCTGATCACTCACGAAGCCGACCCCTCTGATTGCCAATCTGTCTACGATATGCTTGCAGATGATCCCAGGGAGGTGCTGGGGGTGGTGTTCAGGTGGGTGTGA
- a CDS encoding trypsin-like peptidase domain-containing protein: MGVAGNRDVGRRGSKCRTKADLYEQASCEIDYYFIRLIIFLTGPPITARCTTTVTTRREPKVFQNAYGRLENIVMPILTAWLQSDGGVAWNMGAGLIVNEDGDFITAAHVLTCISRPPEAGNPPSSYTTKFGTTEAVFDGGYIHEELDFGWGKLKGYTPSPNHQYPVFRSGEVLPGELLCRIGYPFIEEGFQPRWNNRTFEFYNIDSLPQFINEALVSRFVDFPYMARAWMETSSPGLGGQSGGPVVDEYGLVCGIQVNTRKYPIATAEPDWSYYVGRAVTVMAIRAILDQHNVPYLSR; the protein is encoded by the coding sequence ATGGGGGTGGCGGGGAATAGGGACGTGGGTCGTCGGGGCAGTAAGTGTAGAACCAAGGCCGATCTTTACGAACAAGCAAGCTGTGAAATCGACTATTACTTCATACGACTGATAATCTTCCTCACTGGACCTCCGATTACAGCCAGATGTACGACGACGGTAACAACCAGAAGGGAGCCTAAAGTGTTTCAGAATGCGTATGGCCGGCTGGAGAACATAGTCATGCCGATTCTGACTGCTTGGCTGCAATCAGACGGAGGTGTGGCATGGAACATGGGAGCAGGTCTGATCGTGAACGAAGACGGTGATTTCATAACAGCAGCACATGTATTAACCTGCATTAGTCGACCCCCGGAAGCAGGAAATCCACCAAGTTCTTACACTACTAAATTCGGAACGACAGAGGCTGTATTCGATGGCGGGTACATACATGAAGAACTTGATTTTGGATGGGGGAAACTAAAAGGCTACACTCCTTCTCCAAACCACCAATATCCCGTTTTTAGGTCCGGGGAAGTATTACCTGGAGAACTCTTATGCCGAATTGGATATCCCTTCATTGAAGAAGGCTTCCAACCAAGGTGGAATAACCGGACGTTTGAGTTTTACAATATAGACAGTCTTCCACAGTTTATAAACGAGGCACTGGTTAGTCGTTTTGTCGACTTCCCTTATATGGCACGCGCTTGGATGGAAACCAGCTCGCCCGGTTTGGGAGGTCAGAGTGGCGGTCCTGTTGTGGATGAGTATGGCCTGGTCTGTGGGATTCAAGTCAATACTCGTAAATATCCCATTGCTACGGCTGAGCCGGATTGGTCATATTATGTAGGTAGAGCCGTTACGGTCATGGCAATCAGGGCTATTCTTGATCAACATAACGTTCCATACCTTTCAAGGTAA
- a CDS encoding MoaD/ThiS family protein, translating into MTVSVKLFATLRKYLPENAVNKTATIELGDGAKASDIIAQLDIPDGHIHLILIDGKHSAEDSPLTDGAVVSFFPPIAGGA; encoded by the coding sequence ATGACCGTTTCCGTCAAGCTCTTTGCCACACTGAGAAAATACCTGCCCGAGAACGCGGTAAACAAAACGGCGACGATAGAACTCGGCGACGGGGCCAAGGCGAGCGACATCATCGCACAGCTTGACATCCCCGATGGCCATATTCATCTGATTCTGATCGACGGCAAACACTCGGCTGAAGACTCCCCGTTGACGGACGGTGCGGTGGTCAGCTTCTTCCCGCCGATT